One part of the Rutidosis leptorrhynchoides isolate AG116_Rl617_1_P2 chromosome 1, CSIRO_AGI_Rlap_v1, whole genome shotgun sequence genome encodes these proteins:
- the LOC139877887 gene encoding CASP-like protein 5B2, protein MKDMFGSPGSVSGLMLRIGQCLCAAASIGWMVSATGFSNYTAFCYLIASMGLQVLWSFGLACLDMYALRIKKDLQNAVLVSLFVVGDWVTATLSLAAACSSAGIVVLYARDLHFCASTKPQLPCSRFEISIAMAFITWFFIAISSHVMFWLLASA, encoded by the exons ATGAAAGATATGTTTGGGAGCCCAGGAAGTGTGAGTGGATTGATGCTGAGAATTGGACAGTGTTTATGTGCTGCTGCTTCAATTGGTTGGATGGTTTCAGCTACTGGTTTTTCTAATTATACTGCATTCTG CTATTTAATTGCATCAATGGGGCTTCAAGTGTTGTGGAGTTTTGGGCTGGCATGCCTTGATATGTATGCTCTTAGAATCAAGAAAGACCTTCAAAATGCAGTCCTAGTGAGCTTGTTTGTAGTTGGCGATTGG GTGACAGCTACGTTGTCTCTTGCTGCCGCTTGCTCTTCAGCTGGGATCGTGGTATTATACGCGAGAGACTTGCATTTTTGCGCCAGCACTAAACCGCAACTCCCGTGTAGCAGATTTGAGATCTCAATAGCTATGGCTTTCATCACATGGTTCTTTATAGCTATATCTTCTCATGTTATGTTTTGGTTACTAGCTTCGGCTTAA